The genomic stretch CTCAATTCGTAATTCAGTAATTTAGTTAGTTTTCTCtctatctttaaaaatgatttcaaaactaattttataccaGAGTTCTGCTGTAGTGACtaatagattaggaatttacctaatagattatcgtgagtgtattttcactgcatcAGTGCAGTGCCCTCatctaatctattagttaagtagctaatgtattcacgagttcacattcaagagtttgatggttgacacaatttgatgcaaacttgttttacatgtaatacttgatctataacacctaatgcaaaagatagaaaatcagGAATAAGCCTAAACTAGTGATGCACATGATGCATAGCCTTAGACATCATAAAAACCATCTTCACTTGAGTTGAacaagctccccctttcaacaatctccctttttttttaagatgGCCAAAATGTGTCCTGCAACATAGAGACAAGACAAACAacctttctccccctttggacattagcaaaaagAGTAGTAACATTTAAGATCACCTCATAGAGTATAATAGTTTATTCATGGCAGCAGGGGTTAAGCATATGTGAAATGATATGTGTGAGCGACAAACATAAGTACCAAATACAAGCAGCAAAGataaacaacacacaaaacaaGCATAAACGAATGAGCAAGTACTGATTGAATGGGTAGATCCAACAACAGTATCTCTGAGTGCATACAGGCATAAATCATATGAGCAATTAAGCTGGCCTTGGGCCTatgaaaaggccaggcccaacaCATGAAACTGAAAATGGGGCTTACAATATCTCCCCAACAATAAAATTTTTCGTCACTAAAAAAATTAGACTTACCAGAATAGATATGGATATGAACTCCTCATCTCCTCCTCTAGCTCCTAAGTAGAGTCTCCTGTCCTCCAGTCCCAGATGACCTTCACTAGACTAGTGGCTCTACCCTTGCGCTACTTCACTTGGCGATCCTCTATAGCCACGGGCTGTACCACTACCTGGAGATCCTCCCTGACTTCCACATCCTCCGCCTCCAACATATGTGATGGGTAAAAAACATACTTCCGTAGTTGTGAGACATGGAAGACTGGGTGTAGATTAGCTAACTGGGGTGGCAATGCAATCTCATAGGCCACGGGCCCTATCCTTCTCAAGATCTGATATGGACCCAAGAACCTAGGAGacagcttccttgagcggatagccttccccacaccagtggttcgggtaaccctcaagaacacatgcaTATGCCTTCTGCCGACTCTAAGATGCTTGTAATCTATGCTTCACCAACTGCACCTTCTCCGTGGTTTGTTGCAACAACTCAGGTCCCACCAAAACCGACTCACCATCTTGGTACTAACACAAGGGAGTCCTACATCTCCTCCCATACAAAGCCTCATAAGGCGCCATCCCTATACTTGCCTGGTAactattgttgtaggtgaactccacCAGCGGTAACACCTCATCCCAACTGCCAAGTTGGTCCAAGATACAtgtcctcaacaagtcctctAAGAACTGAATCACCCTCTCTGACTGgccatccgtctgaggatgataagcagaactcatcctcagcCTACTACCCATAGCTTCTTGCAGCGTCTGCCAGAACCTGGAAGTGAACCGGGGGTCTCTATCAGACACTATGCTACTAGGcactccatgaagtctcactatctctcggatgtagagttgggccaacttggccataggCATTTTGAGATTCACTgccaaaaagtgagcactctttGTTAGCCGATCCACCACcacccatatagcatcatgCTCTCTCACGGTACGAGGcaagtgggtaacaaaatccaaGGGCTGAAGTGTTCCACCAGGTTTTTGATGCTCCACCTTAGCCTTTTGATAAGTTAAACAGGCCGATACAAATTGTGCGACCTCTTTCTTCATGCCTTGCcaccaaaagttctccttgaggtcttggtacatcttagtcatgccaagatgcagactaagacgacttttgtgtccttcctcaaggaccAACTTCCTCAACTCCACATCATCTGGTACACAGACCCTGCCTCTGAACCTCAGAACACCATCACTACCCAAGGGAAACTCCTAGGCCTGATCTGATCCCAGTAGTTCCTTCACCTTCAGTAGACTAACATCCCTTGCTTGCCTCTCCCTGATTAAGCCCAAAAAGTCACTAGATATGACCAAGGTGCTGCACCTAATGAATTCCGGCTCCAACTCAAACTGTAACTTCATGTCTCTGAAGCTCTCTAGCAACTCCATCTCTTTTATCATCAAGTGTGCCACATGcactgtcttcctactcagtgtgtctgccaccacattcgcTTCCCTAGGTGATAGAGaagctcaaagtcgtagtccttcaaaaactctatccaccgcctctgcctcatattcaactcTTTCTGATCAAAGAGGTACTTCAAGCTCTTGTGGTCACTAAACACGCGAAACTGTGCACCATACAAGCAATGCCTCTAGATTTTTAAAGCAAAAACCACTGCTGCCAACTCGAGATCATGGGTAGGATAGTTTTTCTCATGAACTTTCAACTGCCTCGAAGCATAGGCCACCACCTTCCTCTCCTGCATCAAAACACACCCAAGGCCCTGATGAGAGGCCTCAtagtaaacctcaaagggtttactcacATCTGGGATTACCAACACTGAAGCACTCGTCAGCCTCTACTTAAGCTCCTTGAAGCTCTCCTCACACCTATCAGTACATGCAAACAGTTGGTCCTTCCTGGTTAGCTGTGTCAggggtgccactatcttggagaacccctctATAAACCTCCTGTAGTAGCCAGCTAAACCCACGAAGCTCCGAATCTCCATCACTGACTTGGGACATTCCCACTGTATCACAGCCTCCACCTTAGCTGGATCCACAACTATGCCCTGAACTGATATCACGTGCCCCAAGAACTGCACCTCTCTCATCCAAAAGTCACACTTTGACAACTTGGAAAACAACTGCCTCTCCCTTAAGATACCAAGCACTATCCTCAGATGCTCGACATGTTCCTCGTGCATCCTGGAGTAGATGAGAACTTCATCTAtaaagaccacgacaaacttatctagaaacgggcggaagatccggttcatgtagtccatgaacaaggctggagcattggtcacaccaaacggcataaccacgtactcgtAGTGCCCGTATCTAGATCTGAAAGCAGTCTTCTCTACATATTCCGCCTTTACcagaatctgatgataacctgaccggagatcaatcttggagaacaccGATGCCCCATGTtgctgatccatcaaatcatctattATTGGCAAGGGGTACTTGTTTTTGATAGTCAGCTTGTTCAGCTACCTATAATCCACACGCAACCTCGAGCCGTcgtccttcttctttaccaatAGACAGGCTCTCCCCACGGCGAAGCACTCGGTCGTATAAACTGTTTCTCCAGTAATCCCTCTATCTGCTTCTTTAACTCCACCAACTCCGCTGGGGCCATGCGGTAAGGAGCTATCGACATCGGGCCAGCTCCCGGTACCAAGTCTATGGAGAACTCAACTTCTCTTCTCGGGGGCAAACCTGGTACCTCTTCGGGGAACACATCTTCGAAGTCCCTGACCACTGGTATCACGGTGATCCTCTCCTCCTTCTCAACCTTTACCTTGGCAAAGATCATGAAACACTATGCGCCGCTCTGAATTTCCTTCATTACTCCATGGGAAGacaacaactcaggctcctctgagttggagaacaacaacttcttctcccgacagTCTATGAGAACatgattggcagagagccaatccattcccaagattaCATCTAGTCCTTGCAGAGGGAGGCATATGAGATTGACTTTGTATACACGTCCCTCTACCTCAACTGGACATCTAGCACACACAGAAGAAGTCCTAACCAACCCGGATGCCAGGGTAGATACCACGAGGTCAAACGGTAGCCCACACACCGACAGACCTAACTCCCGCACACAAGACTCTAACACAAAAGAGTGTGCCGCTCCAAAATCGAAAAGCACGCAACAAGACTTGCCAGatatcacacaacaaccaatgactaggttacctgaacctgctgCCTCTGACCCAGTCATCTCATAAACCTTGCCTGTAGCCTGAGGCCTGCTGCCTCCCCTCCTCTGTTGAGTTTGACCAGAAGTCTGGCTCGGTGCCTATGGTGAAGGTTGTGCCACTGTCCTCCTCAAGGTGGGACAATCTCTACCAAAGTGGCCCTCCCTGCCACAATGGTTGCACCTGCGGAAACCTGATAGCTGCGGGCAGAAATTCTTCCCATGCAGCCCTCCGCAATGATAGCACTGGATCCTGCTGGGCGGGGAAGAAAAACCGCTCGACCCCTGTGGCTGTGGGTGAGGTCTAGCATATGGCTTCCTCTTCTCTTCAACTCGtggcttggacccagatggtccgctAACGCTCTGTTGTGGCTACTGCTGGGCTTCCACCTTCATACGCTCCATGACCCTGGCCTTTTCCACCAAGGctgcaaagtccttgatggacagcGTGGCCACCATCAAGAGGATGTCTCCTCTgagaccattctcaaacttcctgCAGCGTCACTCCTCATCGAGCGGCATGGTGTAGAAATGCCCTAGATGCTTGAATCTCTCGGTACAAAGCTACTAATTTGTTTCCCTGTGTCAGCTGGAGGAACTCTACCTCCTTAGCGTATCTCACGCTGTCTGAAAAGTACTTAGAAAGAAACCTCCTCTTGAAGGGTTCCCATGTAATATCCTCATGCCTCTCTTCCATCACTAGCCTCATACTGGCCCACCAATGCTCAGCCTCTCCTGTGAGCATGTAGACAGTGAAAGCAAGCCTACTCTCATCGGGGCACCTCTTGGCATCAAAGATGCGCTCCATATCCTTCATCCACTGGTCCGCCTGATCGGGACTCGACTTGCCATCAAACTTGGTGGGGTGGTGCTTTAAGaagtcttccaaactccattcagGGGGTGGAGGTTGGGGATGAGGACCATACATCTGAGCACTAGCAGCATTCTCCCCTAACTGACGGAGAGCATCCACATGCTGCCTCTGAGCGTCTTCAGCAGCCTGCCTAGCagcttccatctgctgcatcatgaAGTTCTGTTGCTCAAGAGAGGCTTCCTAGCGCTGCATCGCCGCCTCATGCTGCTGCAACATGGCATTGCTTTGCTGGGTCAAAGCAGCAGCCATGGCCTCGATTGCCCTAGCCAGATCTTGCCCATCGCCCTGAGGGGGTGGAGGAGGAGCGATACGCGGGGGTTCCATAACACTTGACACACAGAAAGAACCATCAGAACTTAGTTAGATTGGAAACTCATCTAAGCATGACAAGAAGGCACAACGAAAGCTAAGCAAACACATAGCCCACAAACACTAAGGAacgaaggctctgataccataaaatgtgacatcccatttaaatagattaaatctACTAAACAAGCATCgcataattatgataaaaagaaacaatcaGAGTAACAGAACAAGTACAATCTACTATTACAGTTATCCATAAGAGTACTTAAAAGGAAACGTAGGCATACAACCCTGCCTCTAACGAAACGAGGTCAAACGTTAAGTGTCTTACAAAAAGGGTCACCTCTAGAGCATGGAATCTTAAAATAGAAGGGTAATTAAGCTATAAAACTACTAATAGGGCTATAATGACTGGTCCAACTACATCGCACCGCTACCACCAGCTGATCCACCTCCTGAGCTctttccatctgctcccaccgtaGGGTGATCAtagcaaaaggaaaagaatCACGGTAAAACATACACAATaataaaagggtaagctagagtgatTTAAAATTTACGTGGCATAGCAGACCAACACTTAAACAGTTCAAGCATGTCAACACAGTGAGCACAGCGAATCATGTTATCACTAACAGACCCAAACACCCCCAGCATATTCACGTACATCATATTTAGGAGGAATAATCCAGACAATACACGCAACAAATCattcaaacaataattaaaacagTGCACACACTCGcaaactcgctcaggcgaggggcTGGCCTCACTCAAACAGCGGGCTCTCGCGAGGCGAGACATGCAACAGTGGGGGTTtcacgaactctcgctcagctcgcctgagcgagacgtgGCGTCGCTCAAAACGTAGACTGGTAGCCTAGGCGAGCGTTCGAGGCAGAACCTTAGGCGAGCCTTtgatactctcgcctaggcgagacgagcttgcttgggcgagaatatcagatCTCCCCCACTGTTCCACGCATTTAGTCCCTAGAAACAACCCACATCAAGCATTTTAACTCCAATTCAAATAATCACACACATCCTCCAGTCATTTCATGCATAATAGTAGTGGAAACAAGCACATGCAGCAAAAAGAGACGAAAAacctagctccccttacctctaTTTTGGAGTACCAAAAGCAACCGACCCTATCTATGAGGTATCACAGCTACAAGGACTAGAGTAGAGCTGAAACAAGAAGATCCAGACCAAAACAAGGTTAGGAGATCGAACCCTAATATACCCAATGTGCTCAACAGCGAAGAAAAGGGGAAAAATTAAGCTAAAGCTCTAGAGTTTGACTTACTAGGAGTACAAGATGGGTTATGCTAGCTTGGAGATGGGAGATTATaagtgccctagcagagctttgcTTCGTAGAGGGAGACAAGAGGGAGCTCTATTTTTCTGAAAACCCAAGCAAAGAGAAATGAGGAAACAGAAAGGGTATGAGGGGTTCTACAGTtgggctggccttgggcctacgaaaaggccaggcccaacaCATGAAACTGAAAATGGGGCTTACAGTAATtgtgaattactttttttttggaaagccaaaaccaaagactgtatttcattcctttaattaaataaagaacacgtaaaaagaattaatttatttttattttaattcaatctttaattttaaaacaaaatatttttttatttattatttaaaaataaaattaaataaagaaaaatttaaagaaacactttttgatcaattttattattttttagacaatttattactgtttattttttaatattttggaaataatttttttaataatttggtcGAAATTGGGTGGTGACAGAAACtacatgtctttttttttttatcttgattaTGAGCTTCAAGTGGTGACTCCCTTTTACTCATCTCGAAACCTTTGTCACTCATCTTCATCTACTTCTCATTCCAATTAAGTTTTCAACTACTTAAGTCTTCAATCACATCAGTCCTCATTTCCATTTACTCTCCAATTGTTTCTTTCTTGAGGTGTTATCACTGTGTATTTATTTAATCGAATAGTTTTTTAATCCTAGTATATCTAGTTTGCTTGACTATCTTAGCCGAATTGAACAATGCAATTTGCCTTTGAACCAAACTTGATAGCTCATAATTCACTTTAGCTTGTATTAACAATGTCCcctttattcatttttttgtgGGATTTTATTTGACTGTTTTAGTCGAACTAAACAATGCAATTCACATTTGAACCACCCTTGATAGCTTACAATGCATCTTAGCTTGTATCAATAATGCCccctttatataattttttgtggACTTTCAGTTGAATTAATGGACTTGTAAACAAGATAGGATAAACCTAGTATGGGGATGTTTAGGGTGTACTAATATCTACATTAACCTTTccttcttattatcataatcataataacGTGGACTGAGATGATGTCTATCACAATATGTGTTATGATCTCGATCCTTTCCTTTATGCCCCCAAATATAATATTGGAGAGAACTATAAGTACGTGGGTGATGgtgaataatgaatataattaccaATAATATTCTCATTACCTTTTGTATAGAATAGTCAATTCTTTTACAATGTGGTAGATtaatggcttcttcttgtctccattaaTACCACGAATTCTTTTACAATGAataccacgaatttcaatttttcacaaaactccctaCCAAGctatctagctatgccgtgctGCACCGCAacccttggccatgtgcaaaacccaccgaactcaaaacttgcgtgcaccaagactttcatgctattcatttggggaaatttgtaggcctttccaagcctcacatctcaaaaatcacgaatttcattttttcacaaaactccccaccaagccatctagctatgccgtggtgcaccgccaaccttggccatgcgCAAAACcaaccgaactcaaaactttcgtgcaccaagactttcatggtattcatttggggacatttgtaggcctttccaagcCTCACAtatcaaaaatcacgaatttcattttttcacaaaactccccaccaagccatctagctatgccgtggtgcaccgccaaccttggccatgtgcaaaacacaccgaactcaaaacttgcGTGCACCAataatttcatggtattaatttggggacatttgtaggcctttccaaccctcacatctcaaaaatcacgaatttcaatttttcacaaaactccccaccaagccatttagctatgccatagtgcaccgccaaccttggccatgtgcaaaacccaccgaactcaaaactttcgtgcaccaagactttcatggtattcatttggggacatttgtaggtcTTTCCAACCCTCGTATCtgaaaaaccacgaatttcaatttttcaaaaaactccccaccaaacCATCTAGCTTTGGCGTgctgcaccgccaaccttggccatgtgcaaaacccaccgaactcaaaacttgcgtgcaccaagactttcatggtattcatttggggacatttgtaggcctttccaagcctcacatctcaaaaatcacgaatttcattttttcacaaaactccccaccaagccatctaactatgccgtggtgcaccgccaaccttggccatgtgcaaaacccaccgaactcaaaactttcgtgcaccaagactttcatggtattcatttggggaaacttgtaggcctttccaaccctcacatctcaaaaatcacgaatttcattttttcacaaaactccccaccaagccatttagctatgtcgtggtgcaccgccacccttggccatgtgcaaaacccaccgaactcaaaacttttgtgcaccaagactttcatggtattcatttggggacatttgtaggcctttccaagcctcacatctcaaaaatcacgaatttcattttttcacaaaactccccaccaagccatctagctatgccgtggtgcaccgccaaccttggccatgtgcaaaacccaccgaactcaaaacttgcgtgcaccaagaatttcatggtattcatttggggacatttgtaggcttTTCCAACCCTCACCTctcaaaaatcatgaatttcaatttttcacaaaactccccaccaagccatttagctatgccttggtgcaccgccaaccttggccatgtgcaaaacccaccgaactcaaaactttcgtgcaccaagactttcatggtattcatttggggacatttgtaggtcTTTCCAACCATcgcatctcaaaaaccacgaatttcaatttttcataaaactccccaccaagctatctagctatgccgtgctgtaccgccaaccttggccatgtgcaaaacccaccgaactcaaaacttgcgtgcaccaagactttcatggtattcatttggggacatttgtaggcctttccaagcctcacatctcaaaaatcacgaatttcattttttcacaaaactccccaccaagccatctagttttgccgtggtgcaccgccaaccttggccatgtgcaaaacccaccgaactcaaaactttcgtgcaccatgactttcatggtattcatttggggacatttgtaggcgtttccaaccctcacatctcaaaaatcacgaatttcaatttttcacaaaactgcccaccaagccatctagctatgccgtgctgcaccgccaaccttggccatgtgcaaaacccaccgaactcaatactttcgtgcaccaagactttcatggtattcatttggggacatttgtaggcctttccaaccctcacatctcaaaaaccacgaatttcaatttttcacaaaactccccaccaagccatctagctatgccgtgctgcaccgccaaccttggccatgtgcaaaacccaccaaactcaaaactttcttgcaccaagactttcatggtcttcatttggggacatttgaaggcctttccaaccctcacatctcaaaaatcactgaatttcaatttctcacaaaactccccaccaagccatctagctatgtcgtgatgcaccgccaagcttggccatgtgcaaaaccctccgaactcaaaactttcgtgcaccaagactttcatggtattcatttgggccCATTTAGAGGCCTTTCGAACATCACAtatcaaaaaccacgaatttcattttttcacaaaactccccaccaagacATCTAACTATGttgtggtgcaccgaccaacttggccgtgtgcaaaacacaccgaactaactttcgtgcaccaagactttcatggtaatCATTTGGCCACATTTGGAGTCCAATCCAACCAtga from Vigna unguiculata cultivar IT97K-499-35 unplaced genomic scaffold, ASM411807v1 contig_607, whole genome shotgun sequence encodes the following:
- the LOC114172479 gene encoding uncharacterized protein LOC114172479 produces the protein MTGSEAAGSGNLVIGCCVISGKSCCVLFDFGAAHSFVLESCVRELGLSVCGLPFDLVVSTLASGLVRTSSVCARCPVEVEGRVYKVNLICLPLQGLDVILGMDWLSANHVKVEKEERITVIPVVRDFEDVFPEEVPGLPPRREVEFSIDLVPGAGPMSIAPYRMAPAELVELKKQIEGLLEKQFIRPSASPWGEPVYW